Proteins from one Streptomyces sp. NBC_00390 genomic window:
- the ftsY gene encoding signal recognition particle-docking protein FtsY, translating into MEIVILAVVIALVAVGAISGLVVSSRKKKQLPPRPPSSTPTITAPPAEPHVGDEAETPRDEPRRTIEEVDLPTAEEAVEAPVALEDPVVAEPLAPAIEIPEPTAGRLVRLRARLARSQSSLGKGLLTLLSREHLDEETWEEIEDTLLTADVGVAPTQELVERLRERVKVLGTRTPVELRTLLREELLTLLGTDFDRSVRTESGVDTPGVVMVVGVNGTGKTTTTGKLARVLVADGRSVVLGAADTFRAAAADQLQTWGERVGARTVRGPEGGDPASIAFDAVKEGIAEGADVVLIDTAGRLHTKTGLMDELGKVKRVVEKHGPLDEILLVLDATTGQNGLVQARVFAEVVDITGIVLTKLDGTAKGGIVIAVQRELGVPVKLVGLGEGPDDLAPFEAEAFVDALIGD; encoded by the coding sequence ATGGAAATCGTCATCCTTGCTGTAGTCATCGCCCTGGTCGCGGTCGGCGCCATCAGCGGGCTCGTGGTCAGCAGCCGCAAGAAGAAGCAGCTGCCGCCCCGGCCGCCGTCGAGCACGCCGACCATCACTGCTCCGCCCGCCGAACCGCACGTCGGTGACGAGGCGGAGACACCGCGCGACGAACCCCGCCGCACCATCGAAGAGGTCGACCTCCCGACCGCCGAAGAGGCGGTCGAAGCCCCGGTCGCCCTCGAGGACCCGGTCGTCGCAGAGCCCCTCGCCCCCGCGATCGAGATCCCGGAGCCGACCGCCGGACGGCTGGTCCGGCTGCGTGCCCGGCTCGCCCGCTCGCAGAGCTCGCTCGGCAAGGGGCTGCTCACGCTCCTGTCCCGCGAGCACCTCGACGAGGAGACGTGGGAGGAGATCGAGGACACGCTGCTCACCGCCGACGTCGGCGTCGCGCCGACCCAGGAGCTCGTCGAGCGGCTGCGCGAGCGCGTGAAGGTCCTCGGCACCCGTACCCCGGTGGAGCTGCGCACCCTGCTGCGCGAAGAGCTGCTCACGCTGCTCGGCACCGACTTCGACCGCTCCGTCAGGACCGAGAGCGGAGTCGACACTCCTGGCGTGGTCATGGTCGTCGGCGTGAACGGCACCGGCAAGACCACCACGACCGGCAAGCTGGCCCGCGTCCTGGTCGCGGACGGCCGCTCCGTGGTGCTCGGCGCTGCCGACACCTTCCGAGCCGCCGCCGCCGACCAGCTCCAGACCTGGGGTGAGCGGGTGGGCGCCCGCACCGTACGCGGACCCGAGGGCGGCGACCCTGCCTCCATCGCGTTCGACGCGGTCAAGGAAGGCATCGCCGAGGGCGCCGATGTCGTGCTCATCGACACCGCCGGCCGGCTGCACACCAAGACGGGCCTGATGGACGAGCTCGGCAAGGTCAAGCGCGTCGTGGAGAAGCACGGCCCGCTGGACGAGATCCTGCTGGTCCTGGACGCCACGACCGGTCAGAACGGTCTGGTGCAGGCCCGGGTGTTCGCCGAGGTCGTGGACATCACCGGCATCGTGCTGACCAAACTGGACGGCACCGCCAAGGGCGGCATCGTCATCGCGGTCCAGCGGGAGCTGGGCGTTCCGGTGAAGCTCGTCGGACTCGGCGAGGGCCCGGACGACCTGGCGCCCTTCGAGGCGGAGGCCTTCGTCGACGCGCTGATCGGCGACTGA
- a CDS encoding LLM class flavin-dependent oxidoreductase yields MAFTVVRFNLVDPGATAETLAARYRSALEMAAYADEHGVDTVQTEEHHGAADNWLPSPFVFAGAVLGATRRIAVTVSAIIGPLYDPLRLAEDIAVLDLIGKGRLVTVAGIGYRPEEYEQLGVEWGRRGALQDELLHTLLAAWTGDPFTYRGRTVRVTPRPYTQPHPMLLVGGSSRAAARRAARFGLPFFPSAHLPELEAYYNEQRASYGTEGFCMMPAERTPLLHVAEDPDRAWALYGEHFLHEARTYASWQSKDIRSAVRSKASTVEELRREGVYRIVTPDECEELGARGGSLVLHPLCGGMPVDEGRRSLELLCETVLPRLTR; encoded by the coding sequence ATGGCATTCACCGTTGTCCGCTTCAACCTCGTCGACCCCGGCGCCACAGCCGAGACGCTGGCGGCTCGCTATCGGTCGGCGTTGGAGATGGCCGCGTACGCCGACGAACACGGCGTCGACACCGTCCAGACCGAGGAGCACCACGGAGCCGCCGACAACTGGCTCCCCTCCCCCTTCGTCTTCGCGGGGGCCGTGCTCGGCGCGACGCGCCGTATCGCGGTGACCGTCTCGGCGATCATCGGGCCGCTCTACGATCCGCTGCGGCTGGCCGAGGACATCGCCGTACTCGATCTGATCGGCAAGGGCCGGCTGGTCACCGTCGCAGGTATCGGCTACCGGCCGGAGGAGTACGAACAGCTGGGCGTGGAATGGGGGCGGCGCGGCGCGCTCCAGGACGAGCTGCTCCACACGCTGCTGGCGGCCTGGACCGGTGACCCGTTCACGTACCGCGGGCGCACCGTGCGCGTCACTCCCCGCCCGTACACGCAGCCGCATCCGATGCTGCTGGTCGGCGGCTCCTCCCGGGCCGCCGCCCGCCGCGCTGCCCGGTTCGGGCTGCCGTTCTTCCCGAGCGCGCATCTGCCGGAGCTGGAGGCGTACTACAACGAGCAGCGCGCCTCGTACGGAACCGAGGGCTTTTGCATGATGCCCGCCGAGCGGACCCCGCTGCTGCATGTCGCCGAGGACCCGGACCGGGCCTGGGCGCTGTACGGCGAGCATTTCCTGCACGAGGCGCGGACGTATGCCTCCTGGCAGTCCAAGGACATCCGGTCCGCCGTGCGCTCCAAGGCGAGCACGGTCGAGGAGCTGCGCCGCGAGGGTGTGTACAGGATCGTCACCCCGGACGAGTGTGAGGAGCTCGGGGCACGGGGCGGGAGTCTGGTCCTGCACCCCTTGTGCGGCGGGATGCCGGTGGACGAGGGCCGGCGCAGCCTGGAGCTGCTGTGCGAGACGGTGCTGCCCCGGCTCACGCGCTGA
- a CDS encoding sugar porter family MFS transporter: protein MTGTAQAPEGRKARPEHLSRVVFLAAAAAMGGFLFGYDSAVINGAVVAIRDRFDVGSELLAQVIAAALIGCAIGAATAGRIADRIGRIRVMQIASVLFIASALGSALPTALWDLALWRVIGGVAIGMASVIAPAYIAEVSPSAYRGRLASFQQAAIVIGIAVSQLVNFGVLNLADGEQRGEIGGFEAWQWMLGIMVVPALIYGLLSFFIPESPRYLVSIGRTQEARKVLREVEGKTVNLDIRVAEIEQNMRHERKPSFKDLLGGKFLFLPIVWIGIGLSVFQQLVGINVIFYYSSSLWQSVGIDPESSFLYSFETSIVNIVGTVIAMLLVDRLGRKPLALIGSVGMTISLGLAAWAFSYKTGTGEDISLPDLQGTVALFAANFFVLFFALSWGVVVWVLLGEMFPGKIRAAALGVAASAQWIANWLITVTFPTLSDWNLSGAYVIYAAFALLSIPFILKWVPETKGKALEEMG, encoded by the coding sequence GTGACAGGTACAGCGCAGGCGCCCGAAGGCCGTAAGGCCAGGCCGGAGCATCTCAGCCGGGTCGTCTTCCTCGCGGCAGCGGCCGCGATGGGTGGCTTCCTCTTCGGCTACGACAGTGCGGTGATCAACGGCGCCGTCGTCGCGATCCGCGATCGCTTCGATGTCGGTTCCGAGCTCCTGGCCCAGGTCATCGCCGCCGCGCTGATCGGCTGCGCCATCGGCGCGGCGACCGCCGGCCGGATCGCCGACCGCATCGGCCGGATCCGCGTCATGCAGATCGCCTCCGTGCTGTTCATCGCCAGCGCGCTCGGCTCCGCGCTGCCGACCGCCCTGTGGGATCTCGCTCTGTGGCGTGTGATCGGCGGCGTCGCCATCGGCATGGCCTCGGTCATCGCCCCGGCCTACATCGCCGAGGTGTCCCCGTCGGCGTACCGCGGCCGCCTCGCCTCGTTCCAGCAGGCTGCCATCGTCATCGGCATCGCCGTCTCACAGCTGGTCAACTTCGGCGTCCTCAACCTCGCGGACGGTGAGCAGCGCGGTGAGATCGGCGGGTTCGAGGCCTGGCAGTGGATGCTCGGCATCATGGTTGTACCGGCTCTGATCTACGGACTGCTCTCCTTCTTCATCCCGGAGTCGCCCCGCTACCTGGTCTCCATCGGCCGCACACAGGAGGCCCGCAAGGTGCTCCGCGAGGTCGAGGGCAAGACGGTGAACCTGGACATCAGGGTCGCCGAGATCGAGCAGAACATGCGGCACGAGCGGAAGCCCTCGTTCAAGGACCTGCTCGGCGGAAAGTTCCTCTTCCTGCCGATCGTCTGGATCGGCATCGGCCTCTCCGTCTTCCAGCAACTCGTCGGCATCAACGTGATCTTCTACTACAGCTCCTCGCTGTGGCAGTCGGTCGGTATCGATCCGGAGAGCTCGTTCCTCTACTCCTTCGAGACGTCCATCGTGAACATCGTCGGTACGGTGATCGCGATGCTGCTCGTCGACCGGCTCGGCCGCAAGCCGCTCGCGCTGATCGGTTCCGTCGGCATGACGATCTCGCTCGGCCTGGCGGCCTGGGCGTTCTCGTACAAGACCGGCACCGGCGAGGACATCTCACTGCCTGACCTTCAGGGCACGGTGGCTCTCTTCGCCGCCAACTTCTTCGTGCTCTTCTTCGCCCTCTCCTGGGGCGTGGTGGTGTGGGTGCTGCTCGGCGAGATGTTCCCGGGCAAGATCCGCGCCGCCGCGCTGGGTGTCGCCGCCTCGGCCCAGTGGATCGCCAACTGGCTGATCACTGTGACGTTCCCGACCCTGTCCGACTGGAACCTGTCGGGCGCGTACGTGATCTACGCAGCCTTCGCGCTGCTCTCGATTCCCTTCATCCTGAAGTGGGTGCCGGAGACGAAGGGCAAGGCGCTGGAGGAGATGGGCTGA